ATACGGATCAAATAATAATCATCTCAACTTACTACagttacaaataattattttgaatatgaACACAAAACCAAGCATAGTAGTTTAGTGGCACGGGGGCTTTGGGTTGTTAACTAACCTAGGTTCAAAGACATTCCACTACACTCCATTGTGTGGCTACATAGATATAACCAATGGACTATAACCCATTTGAATATTCAGGGAGAGGGTCAATCCGTAAGTTACCCTTTAGATTAGTTTGTACCAATTCATGGTCTTTGGAATACCCcaaattaatttgtttaaaacacATGAACACAACCCTACTTGCGAAAAGTATGGACAGAATAAAGTCTACAACGCACATTTTCCATTCTGTTActtcttatttttgaaattgtgtcGACCTCCATGTGACTAATAAAGGACTCTGTATTTTAGCACTTTATATGATTTGTCCGCAAACTAGCATGGGCCTAGATGACGAATCGCGTAGTCGACTGGACATGAGTGGTTACAAACCAAACATCAATTGTGGTGGAATCGAACTGAAGTATAATgctaaataaaataaagcacCCAAACccatagtttttgttttatcatgACAGATCCATACAAGCAAGTGTTAATGCAGACAAGGTAAATAACTTGCTACCAATACAAATGTTACATCTCAGTGTCACACAACGAACATTACACTACGCGAAAGGCGCATGTATATAGATTTTACAATACACACAGACAGACCTCAGTCTCAATTGAGACGGATGATTTTACTGATTCCAACTCTTTTTTTCTCAACtaggacatatatatatatacttattacaTAATAGAAGTGATATTTGATAAAGTGGTGAAGTGTTCTTCCAAGGTCACCCCCTCATTTCTTGTTTTTCAGGTGTTGCCAGTTGGTTCAGTTGCAGTTGGTGTCGTAGCTTGCAAGACCGATTAGTTCCGGTCCCTCCAATCTCGAGTTGTTCTCAAAGCTGCAACAATTGTTTTTGAGTTATTAGGAACAAAATGCTCATATGCAACTTTTATCAGTTTATATTAGAATATCAAAGAAGCTTTGTAATATGGGGTGAGAAGATGAAAAATGGAAGAGAAACAGTATCAAGAAACTTCTTGGCCAAGCCCAAGTGAAAGACAGAGGTAACTTACTTCTGCAACGGAATGTGTGCAAAGGGTCCTTCTGTTGGGATAGTTCCACACAAATCATTGTTTGATACATCACTGATGAAATGATGACAAAGCAAGAGGATGGTGTCAGTAAGTTGGATAAACAGGGTTTAAAGACTGGGTCCTTAAGAGAACAGCATCAGCAGAGAGTTTAGCAAGCAAGCACAAAATGAGAAACCTGAACTTACACAACTTTAAGGCTTGGGATTTTCGTGAGCTCTTTAGGGATTGGACCAGTCAACCTGTTGTCGTTGAGCCGTCTGCAACATTAAACAGTTCCTTAAGAGAGGCGAGGTAAGAAGAGAAAGCATAAGAAGAGAATCAAGTACTTGACCATATCTCCTTTTGTGAATTATAGAGTGTAAAACTAGTTACTTTACTCAGCCTATAATTTGCAATTTCCAAAGTGTATCTGTTTCAGGATCTTAGAACAACTTACAAAAAGACAAGAGACTTCAATTTTCCCAAAGAAGAAGGAATCTTCCCCGTAAGATTGTTGTTGTAGAGATCCAAGCTGATGAGGTTCTTCAGATTGTCAACTTCAGAAGGTATAGTCCCTTCGATGTTGTTTTTGTACAGCTCCCTGAGTCAATCAATTATAACACAAGTACTAAAGTTAATTTACATTGTTACAAAATCAATCtcacagttaaaaaaaaaaaaacaaaaatcaatttcaTAGTGGGTGCTTTAGCTTGCACTTTATGGTACGTAACTTTATTTTCACTATCTAACTTTATCCGAGCTGGTAgcggaaatttttttttttggaaaagtgCAAAGCCAAAAGAGTGATGACATACAAATACTGTAAATGTTCGAGCTTGCCAAGCTCAGGTGCAAGATGTCCTGAAAGGTTTGAATTGCCCAAATCCCTGCCaaaagtttaagaaaaaaaacgttGAATCAGAGATACACTTTTAATATCTAAGAAGGAAGAGACAATAAGATTACAACCGATTCATCAAACAGTTCTGAGAGATAAGTAGATGTAATCAGTTACAACGAATCCAAGATAATTCTAAAAGCGTAAGAAAGTAGGTACTAAAGAGTAATATAAATAAGTAACAAAGCACAGAAAAAAATCATGAAGTACAAGCAAAATTACACAAAATTAATAGATGGAACAAAACTATTGGGGATTCTTTCGAGCCTTTTAAGGAATCGAATGACTAGAGAGAGATCTACACTGTGCAGAACATGAGAGAGCTTagattaatttccttttttcttaaaaaaaaaaaaaaaatcgtactCTGCATATGAAGCTGCGAAAAGGACAAAATCATGAACCTTAAAGTCACCCCATTTTGATGAAGAAGTGTTTCCAAAGACAAAAGGAAAGCttaatcatcatcaaatcaaCTAAATACACAATTCCCCCATTTGATTTGACAATAgttaaaagagaaaacaaacaaaaagccaAGCCTGGTGAACTAATCAAACCCAACTTTCTATCATATATGTTCATGAAATCTTCTTATTAGTTTTACAGAATTGCCCATAAGAAATATTGTTTGCTCTTTCTCAATTTAACAAATCTCTAACAAAGTAACAACAAATCAATTATGGTCAAGCTTAATCTTTACATCTTCCCCAGTGACAAAATACAACAAAACATAACATGTTCGTTCGACTAAAGGAAAGCTTTATAGAAGTAATCCAAAATTGGAAACTAAACCCAGAAGTCCTGTCCTAAAAATAGAGACTTTGTATCAACGGAATCTCCATAGATTCTCAGACGAATCAACTTCTCAGAACAggacctagagagagagagagagagagaggatctTTACACACGAGTGACGCGGTTGTCTTGGTTACAGGTGACATGGAACCAGGTACAAGGGTTAACAAGAGTCGGATCCCAGCTCTGTAGCACATGGTCTGGATCCGATAAGCTCCTGCGAAGCGCGTAAAGAGCATCTCCTTCGGAGTTCGCTTCCACCAGGTGAATCAGAGCTAAGGTTAGGGTTAGAGAAGCCGCGAGGAGCTCCCACCTACAGTTTCGGAACGCCATGTGAGCTTTTAGGAAAGGGGAATTGAGTAAAGTTAGTTTCTTTTTACGATCGGATAAAATTAGGGTTTCCTTgccccttttctctctctctctctctttgttgaaGTCGAAGAAATCGATTGATTATGCGATTTGGTGTTGGGAACGACGGAGAGAAGAAAGACTTCTCTACTTCCCGTCTTTTTTGTTGCTTCCTTTACTTTTAATATTCTtgtctttctttattttctttaaatctttttttttattaatcaagcTGTTTATGGACAGTACACTCTCGTGTAGTGATTTGtgatataaagttataaactgaTTATATCACAATGCTGTCTTACCATCGATATTAATGAATACTGttggaaaaataataatcaaataaacGCACTGGAACAATTCTTCATTTGAAAAAtgtgaaacaaaataaagaagagTATATTTAAATACAATTGTACTTTAAGTGGAGCTGTATTCTCCACGATATTTGAGAATATGTCGAGAATATGAATTACTTTGGTTTGAACTTTAatccattttaaatattatacaatttttagttaataaacttagttgcaatttttttttaagtgaactTTTGCtttggatttgagttttaaCCGTTGAGCGTTAATTTAAATAAGAAGACGAAAAAGGGAAAGTCCTGTGACtttatttttgggttttaaAGGCTTCTAGTAATTTGTTGAGTGGGTCAAAGCAGTAAAAGAGGGAGGTGTTGCGTTGGTCAAAATCGGAAACTAGAGTTCACGCGGAAACAAACAGTGCTTCTCCTTTGTGCACACACAGTCGCACACTATTCTTTGTGTGATGATATTCGCTTTTGCGTATAGTTTGGTACAAACGCtctatcattcttttttttttttttttgacactaTCAGACGCTCTATCATTCATTCGATGGAACGTGAGTTTTGTGCACtaacgaacaaaaaaaaacgaagaagagTTGAGTGCAAACTTAAGAATTAGGATTTAATCAAAGTCAATGGTATTCGATTCTTAATATGGAATCTGATCCGACAAACACATACTTAACACTTAAATGTCGGAATAATCACCAACTCCACTTCTTCCTACACTATTAAATAGCGAAAAGGAGGCTAGATGACTAAATAAATGGTAGAAATTGTCAATTCACAGAGTATCAAAACCTTCCTCCTTTCTTCAATCATATTGGTAGAAAAAGCCGACCACTACAAGATTTTCAGAATGCAATATATTCTTAGTCTGCAACTTCCATCGGTCTCACACCACTggcattattaatttattattataatgtaGCATACATATGAATTTGATATACTGCTTACGAAAATCACATTCACAACTAATGTTATTATGTTATAGGAATTCAACAGTACTGCCATATGAATTCTTCACGTTTAACAGAGTGCGATACAACTAGTTATATAGACATACATGGTGAGAAGACATTAAGCCGCTCTACAACAAACAGACGAAACAGGTGAAACAGAAGTGGTCTCTAGAGAGTAATGATTTTCCTGTGCAGTTGATGTGCTTCATGACCACCATGGTGGTCATGATCATGGAAGAGAAGGGTTAAGATACCCACCAGACACAGGACCGAACCAACCAGTAGTTTGTCGTATCGCTCCACCCAGTGAAACTTCAGCTGGCTTGCACCATAGAACGATAGAGCTACCAGCGATGTCATCACCAAAATGGTGCTGcccaaataaaatatcaaata
This genomic stretch from Brassica napus cultivar Da-Ae chromosome C9, Da-Ae, whole genome shotgun sequence harbors:
- the LOC106421350 gene encoding leucine-rich repeat protein 1 — encoded protein: MAFRNCRWELLAASLTLTLALIHLVEANSEGDALYALRRSLSDPDHVLQSWDPTLVNPCTWFHVTCNQDNRVTRVDLGNSNLSGHLAPELGKLEHLQYLELYKNNIEGTIPSEVDNLKNLISLDLYNNNLTGKIPSSLGKLKSLVFLRLNDNRLTGPIPKELTKIPSLKVVDVSNNDLCGTIPTEGPFAHIPLQNFENNSRLEGPELIGLASYDTNCN